A genomic segment from Gracilimonas sediminicola encodes:
- a CDS encoding ComEA family DNA-binding protein — MGKGWIVIAYLSLFGVMLICPAYISAQEDTTATGVEEQLEKAFEELDTEEAGEAGEQLTQFLEDLSANPVNINSGGLDDLLQVPGINLKIARAIIDFRKAKPFEEKRELLEVRGVGEATYQRMAPYVTIGGAESQFRDLYLRPEYWMANRKVEVFSRYQQNLQTREGFREPDSAGGYLGSPAKYYQRFRITSNHLSINLTQEKDPGETLQGITGFDYNSGHIALTDNGKLKDFVVGDYSLSFGQGLVLWTGGAFGKGREVIGTISKNERGVKAYSSAQETDFFRGVAATYGETLELTTFYSNRPRTASVINGDTTRFPSSAGFHRTESELERKNNIDQMVVGGRARLDTPIGLLGVSGYYNEFTSYIAKGTSLSNLYDFEGSENSVVGVDYRGLAGSAFVFGEIARSQNGGLGAVAGLEAPIAENTELALSYRNYQRDFQSFLSSGFGELSSAPQNEEGFYVGIRHQLTQKISLSGYVDQYRFAAPRFATSQATGGFDMLGLVDVKFTPKLNVYVLLRNELQDEEFEITNERGAKELHLGKEKRASIRANFEYQVSTAVRLRSRVEFARNKEAGDSWEKGFLMYQDVRLQPTDGLRIDARVSVFDTESFSTRVYQFESDLLYVLSNTVLYDRGQRAYVTVKYEVTEFMDLWFKYGITIFEDTQVIGSGLGKVEGSVRNSLGLQVRLQF; from the coding sequence ATGGGCAAGGGTTGGATAGTCATAGCGTATCTGTCTTTATTTGGGGTGATGCTGATTTGCCCTGCATATATATCTGCCCAGGAAGATACTACAGCCACCGGAGTTGAGGAACAACTCGAGAAAGCTTTTGAAGAATTAGATACGGAAGAAGCCGGGGAGGCAGGTGAACAGCTGACGCAGTTTTTGGAAGACCTTTCAGCCAATCCGGTCAATATAAACAGCGGGGGATTGGATGACCTGCTTCAGGTACCCGGCATTAACCTCAAAATTGCCAGGGCCATCATCGACTTCCGAAAGGCAAAGCCCTTTGAGGAGAAACGTGAACTTCTGGAGGTTCGGGGGGTTGGCGAAGCAACTTATCAGCGAATGGCTCCATATGTGACTATTGGAGGGGCAGAATCCCAGTTTCGGGATTTGTATCTAAGGCCCGAATACTGGATGGCAAACCGGAAAGTCGAAGTCTTTTCCCGCTATCAACAAAACCTGCAAACCCGGGAAGGCTTCAGGGAACCGGACTCTGCCGGTGGATATCTTGGGAGTCCTGCCAAGTATTATCAGAGATTTCGGATCACCAGCAATCATCTCTCAATAAATCTGACCCAGGAAAAAGACCCCGGTGAAACCCTGCAGGGAATAACCGGATTTGACTACAACTCAGGCCATATTGCCTTAACCGATAACGGAAAACTGAAAGATTTTGTAGTCGGGGATTACAGCCTGAGCTTTGGTCAGGGTTTAGTACTTTGGACCGGTGGCGCTTTTGGGAAGGGTCGTGAGGTGATAGGAACCATCAGTAAAAATGAACGCGGGGTAAAAGCCTATTCTTCTGCTCAGGAGACGGATTTTTTCAGGGGAGTTGCCGCCACTTATGGTGAGACGTTGGAACTGACCACCTTTTATTCCAATCGGCCCCGGACAGCTTCTGTCATAAACGGAGACACCACAAGATTCCCAAGCTCGGCCGGCTTCCACAGAACAGAAAGTGAACTGGAACGGAAAAATAATATCGATCAAATGGTAGTTGGGGGCCGTGCCCGACTGGATACACCCATTGGACTACTCGGTGTAAGTGGTTACTACAATGAATTCACCAGCTACATAGCAAAAGGTACTTCCCTGAGTAATTTATATGACTTTGAAGGTTCTGAGAATTCGGTTGTAGGGGTCGATTATAGGGGGCTTGCAGGGAGTGCTTTTGTTTTTGGAGAGATAGCACGCAGCCAGAATGGGGGCTTAGGGGCGGTTGCAGGTTTGGAGGCTCCGATTGCCGAGAACACAGAACTTGCACTTTCTTACCGCAACTATCAGCGGGATTTTCAGTCATTCCTGTCGAGCGGATTTGGAGAACTGTCCTCTGCACCTCAGAATGAAGAAGGGTTCTATGTTGGAATTCGTCATCAGCTTACACAAAAAATATCATTGAGCGGGTATGTGGACCAATACCGGTTTGCAGCTCCACGTTTCGCCACTTCTCAGGCTACCGGCGGCTTCGATATGCTGGGTTTGGTTGATGTGAAATTCACCCCGAAACTAAATGTATATGTACTGCTTAGAAATGAACTTCAGGATGAAGAATTTGAAATTACCAATGAGCGGGGAGCAAAAGAATTGCACTTGGGCAAGGAAAAGAGAGCGAGTATTCGAGCTAATTTTGAATATCAGGTTAGTACGGCAGTTCGCTTGCGCTCTCGGGTAGAATTCGCGCGCAATAAAGAGGCGGGGGATTCCTGGGAAAAAGGTTTTTTGATGTATCAGGATGTTCGCTTACAGCCGACTGATGGGCTAAGGATTGATGCCCGGGTCTCTGTATTCGATACGGAAAGTTTTTCAACAAGAGTATATCAATTTGAAAGTGATTTGTTGTATGTGCTTTCAAATACGGTTCTATATGATCGCGGTCAGCGTGCGTACGTGACTGTAAAATATGAAGTAACTGAATTTATGGATCTTTGGTTTAAGTATGGCATCACCATTTTTGAAGATACGCAGGTGATTGGCAGTGGGCTCGGTAAGGTGGAGGGAAGTGTGAGAAACTCCTTGGGTTTGCAGGTAAGACTTCAGTTTTGA